One Actinomadura viridis genomic region harbors:
- a CDS encoding alpha/beta hydrolase fold domain-containing protein: MSEPVPSPQAAAYLRALPARGPMWEREVAVLRAEMREDARRFAGAAEQVADVREVSAGGVPARLYRPADEEGGVFVWLHGGAWMIGDPGCYDAMLTAVANRARCAVLSVDYRLAPEHRYPAATDDAWAATRWAARRFGTAAVGGDSSGGNLAAAVALRARDAGLPLALQVLVYAVLDADMDAPYRDGFVERYATFFGAPDFATLSLESLRYIWRTFVPDMTARATADASPMRAGSLAGVAPALILTAEHDLLRLENELYAERLERDGVDVRLHDYAGQVHGFINLLEALPDARDAACRIGDALNGAISVRE, translated from the coding sequence ATGAGCGAGCCGGTGCCGTCGCCGCAGGCCGCCGCCTACCTGCGGGCGCTTCCCGCGCGCGGGCCGATGTGGGAACGCGAGGTCGCGGTGCTTCGCGCAGAGATGAGGGAGGACGCGCGCCGCTTCGCGGGCGCCGCCGAGCAGGTCGCCGACGTGCGCGAGGTGTCGGCGGGCGGCGTCCCGGCCCGCCTCTACCGGCCCGCGGACGAGGAGGGTGGCGTGTTCGTGTGGCTGCACGGCGGCGCCTGGATGATCGGTGACCCCGGCTGCTACGACGCGATGCTGACCGCCGTCGCCAACCGCGCGCGATGCGCGGTCCTCTCGGTCGACTACCGGCTCGCGCCCGAGCACCGGTACCCGGCGGCGACCGACGACGCGTGGGCCGCGACGCGGTGGGCGGCCCGGCGCTTCGGCACGGCCGCGGTCGGCGGCGACAGCTCCGGCGGGAACCTGGCGGCGGCCGTCGCGCTGCGGGCCCGCGACGCGGGCCTGCCGCTGGCCCTTCAGGTCCTGGTGTACGCCGTCCTCGACGCCGATATGGACGCGCCCTACCGCGACGGCTTCGTCGAGCGCTACGCGACGTTCTTCGGCGCGCCGGACTTCGCGACGCTGTCGCTGGAAAGCCTGCGGTACATCTGGCGGACCTTCGTCCCCGACATGACCGCTCGGGCCACCGCGGACGCCTCACCCATGCGCGCCGGCTCGCTGGCGGGCGTGGCGCCCGCCCTCATTCTCACAGCCGAACATGACCTGCTGCGTCTGGAGAACGAGCTCTATGCCGAGCGCCTTGAACGCGACGGCGTTGACGTACGGCTGCATGACTATGCCGGGCAGGTCCACGGGTTCATCAACCTGCTGGAGGCCCTCCCCGATGCGCGCGACGCCGCCTGCCGGATAGGGGATGCGCTCAACGGCGCGATCTCCGTGAGGGAATAG
- a CDS encoding aspartate aminotransferase family protein, which produces MPDDPILTTSAARLQAAARDHLLLHFGQHANLRNGQGVFLPERAEGVYVHDAVGKRYIDGLSALFCAQLGYSYGAEFAKAAEQQMLRLPFSTLWNTAHPAAIELAERLATLAPDGINRVFFTSGGSESVESAWKLARMYHVAQGRPQRTKAIARRTAYHGLTMGALALTGIPALKQPFGAQAFEVSHAPNTNRYRTTDADEAAFNQRLLAETEAEVLRAGPDTVAMLIAEPVQNAGGCFTAPAGYWAGLRAMADRYGFLLVADEVITGFGRLGEYFAVAKHGVAPDMITTAKGLTSSYATLGAVLVADKVAEPFYDDGVTLLHGLTFAGHPVAAVTAATNLDIFERDGVLDNVRDLSGHLEMRLRELAELTIVGDVRGDGFFWALELVAGPDGQRHATDRKNELVRRFLPTRMRDLGLLARVDDRGDPVVQIAPPLVATREELDEIVDLLAQALTDADRHFIHGN; this is translated from the coding sequence ATGCCCGACGATCCAATCCTCACGACCTCCGCCGCCCGGCTGCAGGCGGCAGCTCGGGATCATCTGTTGTTGCACTTCGGCCAGCACGCGAATCTGCGCAACGGCCAAGGCGTCTTCCTGCCCGAGAGGGCCGAGGGCGTGTATGTCCACGACGCCGTCGGTAAGCGGTACATCGACGGCTTGTCCGCCCTCTTCTGCGCGCAGCTCGGCTACTCCTACGGAGCCGAGTTCGCCAAGGCGGCGGAGCAGCAGATGCTGCGCCTGCCGTTCAGCACGCTCTGGAACACCGCGCACCCCGCCGCGATCGAACTGGCCGAACGTCTCGCCACGCTGGCGCCTGACGGCATCAACCGTGTCTTCTTCACCTCCGGTGGCTCGGAATCGGTGGAGTCCGCGTGGAAGCTCGCGCGCATGTACCACGTGGCGCAGGGCCGACCGCAGCGCACGAAGGCCATCGCACGCCGTACCGCGTACCACGGCCTGACGATGGGGGCGCTGGCCCTGACCGGAATCCCCGCACTCAAACAACCCTTCGGCGCACAGGCCTTCGAGGTCTCCCACGCCCCCAACACCAACCGCTACCGCACCACCGACGCCGACGAAGCCGCTTTCAACCAGCGGCTGCTGGCCGAGACCGAGGCCGAGGTGCTGCGGGCCGGCCCCGACACGGTCGCCATGCTGATCGCCGAACCGGTTCAGAACGCCGGAGGCTGCTTCACCGCCCCGGCCGGCTACTGGGCGGGGCTGCGCGCGATGGCCGACCGCTACGGGTTCCTGCTCGTCGCCGACGAGGTCATCACCGGTTTCGGTCGCCTGGGCGAGTACTTCGCTGTGGCGAAGCACGGCGTGGCGCCGGACATGATCACCACGGCCAAGGGGCTCACCTCGTCCTACGCCACGCTCGGCGCCGTCCTCGTGGCCGACAAGGTCGCCGAACCGTTCTACGACGACGGCGTCACACTCCTCCACGGGCTCACCTTCGCCGGCCACCCCGTTGCGGCGGTCACGGCCGCGACCAACCTCGACATCTTCGAGCGGGACGGCGTCCTCGACAATGTGCGCGACCTGAGCGGTCACCTGGAGATGCGCCTGCGGGAACTCGCCGAGCTGACCATCGTCGGCGACGTCCGCGGCGACGGCTTCTTCTGGGCCCTCGAACTGGTCGCCGGACCCGACGGGCAACGTCACGCCACCGACCGGAAGAACGAGTTGGTCCGAAGGTTCCTGCCGACGCGCATGCGGGATCTCGGGCTGCTGGCCCGCGTCGACGACCGCGGTGACCCCGTCGTACAGATCGCTCCGCCCTTGGTGGCCACTCGGGAGGAGCTCGACGAGATCGTCGACCTCCTGGCCCAGGCCCTGACTGACGCCGATCGCCATTTCATCCACGGAAACTGA
- a CDS encoding NAD-dependent succinate-semialdehyde dehydrogenase, which produces MADIETDVIAGVPTQLLINGRWTAAADGREFGVNDPATCAELCRVADGGAADGARAVDAAAAAQYSWARTAPRTRSEILRRAYELLVERTDDLARLVTLEMGKPLAEARGEVTYAAEFFRWFAEEAVRIDGGMTTTPDGRNRIMVMRQPVGPCMLITPWNFPLAMGTRKIGPAVAAGCTMVLKPAPQTPLSSLALAGILQEAGLPDGVLNVITTTRAAEVVEPALRGGRIRKLSFTGSTAVGRLLLSQCADTVIRTSMELGGNAPFIVFEDADLDVAVEGAMTAKMRNMGEACTAANRFYVHHSVADAFAERLASRMAALTVGPGTRDGVQVGPLIDAAGKQKVAALVEDAVAKGAKVIAAGAAPQGVGHFYPPTVLTQVSADSDMLTSEIFGPVAPVIAFDDEAEVVRLANDTDWGLVGYVFTRDLDRALEVGERLEVGMVGLNTGLVSNPAAPFGGVKQSGLGREGGRVGIDEFLEYKYIAIPRLQRVSSTAPSVT; this is translated from the coding sequence ATGGCCGATATCGAGACCGACGTCATCGCCGGCGTCCCGACACAGCTGCTGATCAACGGCCGGTGGACGGCGGCGGCCGACGGCCGCGAGTTCGGTGTGAATGATCCCGCCACGTGCGCGGAACTATGCCGGGTCGCCGACGGTGGCGCAGCCGACGGCGCACGGGCGGTCGACGCCGCGGCGGCAGCGCAGTACTCCTGGGCGCGCACCGCGCCGCGTACGCGCAGCGAGATCCTGCGCAGGGCGTATGAGCTGCTCGTGGAGCGCACCGACGACCTGGCCAGGCTGGTGACCTTGGAGATGGGCAAACCGCTCGCCGAGGCGCGGGGTGAGGTGACCTACGCCGCCGAGTTCTTCCGCTGGTTCGCCGAGGAGGCCGTCCGCATCGACGGCGGCATGACGACCACACCCGACGGCCGCAACCGGATCATGGTGATGCGGCAGCCGGTCGGCCCCTGCATGCTCATCACGCCCTGGAACTTCCCGCTGGCCATGGGCACCCGCAAGATCGGCCCGGCCGTGGCGGCCGGCTGCACCATGGTCCTCAAGCCCGCCCCCCAGACCCCGCTGTCCAGCCTCGCTCTGGCCGGCATCCTCCAGGAGGCCGGCCTGCCCGACGGCGTCCTCAACGTCATCACCACCACCCGTGCCGCGGAGGTCGTCGAGCCCGCCCTGCGAGGCGGAAGGATCCGCAAGCTGTCGTTCACCGGCTCGACCGCCGTCGGCCGGCTGCTGCTGTCCCAGTGCGCGGACACGGTGATCCGCACCTCCATGGAACTGGGCGGCAACGCCCCCTTCATCGTCTTCGAGGACGCCGACCTCGACGTGGCCGTCGAAGGCGCGATGACGGCGAAGATGCGCAACATGGGGGAGGCGTGCACGGCGGCCAACCGCTTCTACGTCCACCACTCCGTGGCCGACGCGTTCGCCGAGCGCCTGGCCTCGCGCATGGCCGCGCTCACCGTCGGCCCCGGGACCCGGGACGGCGTACAGGTCGGTCCGCTCATCGACGCCGCCGGCAAGCAGAAGGTCGCCGCACTCGTCGAGGACGCCGTGGCCAAGGGCGCCAAGGTCATCGCCGCCGGTGCGGCGCCCCAGGGCGTGGGCCACTTCTACCCCCCGACCGTGCTGACCCAGGTGAGTGCCGACAGCGACATGCTGACAAGCGAGATCTTCGGTCCCGTCGCCCCCGTCATCGCCTTCGACGACGAGGCCGAGGTGGTCCGCCTGGCCAACGACACCGACTGGGGACTCGTCGGCTACGTCTTCACCCGGGACCTCGACCGTGCCCTGGAGGTCGGCGAGCGCCTGGAGGTGGGCATGGTCGGCCTCAACACCGGTCTGGTGTCCAACCCGGCCGCGCCGTTCGGCGGCGTCAAGCAGTCGGGGCTCGGCAGGGAGGGCGGCCGCGTCGGCATCGACGAGTTCCTCGAGTACAAGTACATCGCCATACCGCGTCTTCAACGCGTCTCCTCGACTGCGCCGTCCGTGACCTGA
- a CDS encoding serine hydrolase domain-containing protein, translated as MNIEGRVAPGFEGVAEAFRRNFAQRGEIGAAFAVSRGEETLVDLWGGVADSRTRRPWTADTLQIIFSGTKGMVASVLLLLIDRGRLELDVPVARYWPEFAAAGKESVLVRDIVAHTARLPGLDKPVTWREATDGRRMAALLAGQRQSDDPRAGATYHAATFGWLAGELIRRADGRTVGRVFAEEIAAPLGLDLWIGLPENELPRVSRVEQAPGWGASDGTAPPESDPLRTSVFGNPPRYVPESFPWNEPAWQRAEVPSSNGIGTARSIARFYAGLDRVLSPETLALGATPISVRFDPILGTPTAFGVGFQLQTENLALGPPQDAFGHGGSGGSRHGRWPAQGIGFSYAMNLMRDDPADRRGDDLLDALHTALAGEGASV; from the coding sequence ATGAACATCGAGGGGCGCGTGGCGCCCGGCTTCGAGGGCGTGGCCGAGGCGTTCCGGCGGAACTTCGCCCAACGCGGCGAGATCGGGGCGGCGTTCGCCGTGTCCCGGGGTGAGGAGACGCTCGTCGACCTGTGGGGCGGCGTCGCCGACTCCCGGACCCGGCGGCCCTGGACCGCGGACACCCTGCAGATCATCTTCTCCGGCACCAAGGGCATGGTCGCGTCCGTCCTGCTCCTGCTCATCGACCGCGGCCGGCTCGAACTCGACGTTCCCGTGGCGCGGTACTGGCCGGAGTTCGCGGCGGCCGGCAAGGAGTCGGTGCTCGTCCGCGACATCGTCGCCCACACGGCCCGGCTGCCGGGGCTGGACAAGCCGGTGACATGGCGGGAGGCGACCGACGGGCGGCGCATGGCCGCCCTGCTGGCCGGGCAGCGGCAGAGCGACGACCCGCGGGCCGGCGCCACGTACCACGCGGCGACCTTCGGCTGGCTGGCCGGCGAGCTGATCCGCCGCGCCGACGGACGTACCGTCGGCCGGGTGTTCGCGGAGGAGATCGCCGCGCCGCTGGGCCTGGACCTCTGGATCGGGCTTCCCGAGAACGAACTGCCGCGGGTCTCCCGGGTCGAGCAGGCACCCGGATGGGGTGCCTCGGACGGCACCGCGCCACCGGAGAGCGACCCGCTCCGCACGAGCGTGTTCGGCAATCCGCCGAGGTACGTCCCCGAAAGCTTCCCCTGGAACGAGCCCGCCTGGCAGCGGGCGGAGGTGCCCAGTTCGAACGGCATCGGCACCGCCCGCTCGATCGCCCGCTTCTACGCCGGCCTCGACCGTGTGCTCTCACCGGAGACGCTCGCACTGGGGGCCACCCCGATCAGCGTCCGGTTCGACCCGATCCTGGGAACGCCCACCGCGTTCGGCGTCGGGTTCCAGCTCCAGACCGAGAACCTCGCGCTCGGGCCGCCGCAGGACGCCTTCGGCCATGGCGGCTCCGGCGGCTCCCGGCACGGGCGATGGCCGGCGCAAGGGATCGGCTTCTCCTACGCGATGAACCTGATGCGCGACGACCCGGCCGATCGCCGCGGCGACGACCTGCTCGACGCGCTCCACACCGCGCTGGCCGGGGAAGGGGCGTCCGTATGA
- a CDS encoding dipeptide/oligopeptide/nickel ABC transporter permease/ATP-binding protein, whose protein sequence is MSAGLDRRLDERSRRRRSRRPGAWWRGLAARPAGLVALLVLNLLVLACVGASLIAPHDPRAQDLANVLAGPSAGHPLGTDTLGRDVLSRILFGGRRTFLSVAEGVAAVLIVGVPLGLVAGYAGRLVDQLLGRLSDVVMAIPAIILVLVVLAVLPQNQDAAMVTFGLLGAPGVLRVVRGAALKVREEPYITAARVAGLSHARIIARHVLPRVRGPVIVQATIFAAYALLFETGLAYLGLTADPTAPTWGGMVAEASTVIQQQSWLLWPSGMVIAITIVAFGLLGDTIRDAAVGGGPGGKPAGAGAGGRRQARPAEPPPVPRSGTPRRESPVLTVRGLSVALADGDRETLLVDGVGFDVMPGETVGLVGESGCGKSVTALALLRLLPRGLLRTGGEVIEGDRDLLRLPGRTFDLLRGSALAYISQEPQAALDPMVTIGRQMEEVVAHHDGAGRAAARARALELLAMVEIRDPVRVAASCPHEISGGMAQRVAIALALAGRPRLLIADEPTTALDVTVQAEVLGLLRRLQGETGMAILLITHDWGVVADLCDRTLVMYAGQIVEECAVEDVYDRPLHPYTRGLLRSHPSLAADGEPLLAMPGQVPAPADWPRGCRFAARCPLAGRDCTAAPIPLADVGEGRLSRCLRTDRLLVEEVRS, encoded by the coding sequence ATGAGCGCCGGCCTCGATCGTCGGCTCGACGAGCGGTCGCGCCGGAGGAGGTCGCGCCGGCCAGGGGCGTGGTGGCGTGGACTCGCCGCGCGCCCGGCCGGGCTGGTGGCGCTCCTCGTGCTGAACCTCCTGGTCCTCGCGTGCGTTGGCGCATCGCTGATCGCGCCCCATGATCCGCGCGCGCAGGACCTGGCGAACGTGCTCGCCGGACCGAGCGCCGGGCACCCGCTCGGCACCGACACGCTGGGCCGCGACGTGCTGAGCCGGATCCTGTTCGGCGGCCGGCGCACGTTCCTCTCGGTCGCCGAGGGCGTGGCCGCCGTCCTCATCGTCGGCGTGCCGCTCGGACTGGTCGCCGGCTACGCCGGCCGGCTCGTCGACCAGCTGCTCGGGCGGCTGTCGGACGTCGTCATGGCCATTCCCGCGATCATCCTGGTGCTGGTCGTGCTCGCCGTGCTCCCGCAGAACCAGGACGCGGCCATGGTGACGTTCGGCCTGCTCGGCGCGCCGGGGGTGCTGCGCGTGGTCCGCGGCGCCGCGCTGAAGGTGCGGGAGGAGCCGTACATCACCGCGGCCCGCGTCGCCGGCCTGTCGCACGCGCGGATCATCGCCCGGCACGTGTTGCCGCGCGTGCGCGGGCCCGTCATCGTACAGGCGACGATCTTCGCCGCCTACGCGCTCCTCTTCGAGACGGGGCTGGCCTACCTCGGCCTCACCGCCGATCCCACGGCGCCGACGTGGGGCGGCATGGTCGCCGAGGCGTCCACCGTCATCCAGCAGCAGTCATGGCTGCTGTGGCCGTCCGGCATGGTCATCGCGATCACGATCGTCGCGTTCGGCCTGCTCGGCGACACGATCCGCGATGCCGCGGTGGGAGGAGGCCCTGGCGGTAAGCCTGCCGGTGCCGGGGCGGGCGGGCGTCGCCAGGCCCGGCCCGCCGAGCCGCCTCCCGTACCGCGATCCGGAACCCCCCGCCGTGAGAGCCCGGTCCTGACGGTCCGCGGCCTCTCGGTGGCACTGGCGGACGGCGATCGGGAGACCCTGCTCGTGGACGGGGTCGGCTTCGACGTGATGCCCGGTGAGACGGTGGGCCTGGTCGGTGAATCCGGGTGCGGCAAGAGCGTGACGGCGCTCGCGCTGCTGAGGTTGCTGCCGCGCGGCCTGCTCCGCACGGGCGGGGAGGTCATCGAGGGAGACCGCGACCTGCTCCGGCTCCCCGGGCGGACGTTCGACCTGCTGCGCGGATCCGCCCTGGCGTACATCTCGCAGGAACCGCAGGCCGCGCTGGACCCGATGGTCACGATCGGCCGGCAGATGGAGGAGGTCGTCGCCCATCATGACGGCGCCGGCCGTGCCGCGGCCCGTGCCCGCGCGCTGGAACTCCTCGCCATGGTCGAGATCCGCGACCCCGTCCGCGTCGCCGCGTCCTGCCCGCACGAGATCTCCGGCGGGATGGCGCAGCGCGTCGCCATCGCGCTCGCGCTGGCCGGACGGCCACGCCTCTTGATCGCCGACGAGCCCACCACGGCCCTCGACGTCACCGTCCAGGCGGAGGTGCTCGGGCTGTTGCGCCGCCTGCAGGGAGAGACCGGGATGGCGATCCTGCTCATCACCCACGACTGGGGCGTGGTCGCCGACCTGTGCGACCGGACGCTCGTGATGTACGCGGGGCAGATCGTGGAGGAATGCGCGGTCGAGGACGTCTACGACCGCCCGCTCCACCCGTACACGCGCGGCCTGCTGAGGTCGCATCCGTCGCTGGCCGCCGACGGAGAGCCGCTGCTCGCCATGCCCGGCCAGGTCCCGGCGCCGGCGGACTGGCCGCGTGGTTGCCGGTTCGCCGCGCGGTGCCCGCTGGCCGGCCGGGACTGTACGGCGGCGCCGATCCCGCTCGCCGACGTCGGGGAAGGGCGGCTGTCCCGTTGCCTGCGCACCGACCGGCTGCTCGTCGAGGAGGTGCGGTCATGA
- a CDS encoding LacI family DNA-binding transcriptional regulator, with translation MREVRIKDVAARAGVSTATVSRVLHNNGYVSAESRQRVEEALRESGYRLNVVAQELRRRKTMSLGLILHGAMSNPFVAQVAFGAAQAAAEQGFNVLFFNARGDAEREHESVEALLRRRVDGVVFTTAVSRANVELALEAGITAVEIERRLCPGAASVVVDNYAGATEATEHLIGLGHRRIGYIGEPIAGTAPADDAQSVVRERFTAYRDALQRAGQPPEDSWIVAGPYPREQGGWGGVETGASYMERLLRQAPGLTAVVAASDMLAAGALQSLYREGRRVPDELSIVGFDDTFAKHLAPALTTVRQPMFEMGFKAISLAIGFIDGGRHSAVAEHCATELIVRSSTAPPP, from the coding sequence ATGCGTGAGGTTCGGATCAAAGACGTTGCAGCCCGTGCCGGGGTGTCCACAGCGACGGTCTCGCGCGTCCTCCACAACAACGGCTATGTCTCGGCCGAGTCCCGTCAACGCGTTGAGGAGGCGCTCCGCGAGAGCGGATACCGCCTCAACGTCGTCGCTCAGGAACTGCGCCGCCGGAAGACGATGTCGCTGGGGCTCATCCTGCACGGCGCGATGTCGAACCCCTTCGTGGCCCAGGTCGCGTTCGGCGCGGCGCAGGCGGCGGCCGAGCAGGGCTTCAACGTCCTGTTCTTCAACGCGCGGGGCGACGCCGAGCGCGAGCACGAGAGTGTCGAGGCGCTGCTGCGCAGGCGTGTGGACGGCGTGGTCTTCACCACGGCGGTGAGCCGCGCCAACGTCGAACTCGCGCTCGAAGCGGGGATCACGGCGGTCGAGATCGAGCGCCGGCTCTGCCCCGGCGCCGCGTCCGTCGTCGTGGACAACTACGCGGGCGCCACCGAAGCGACCGAGCACCTGATCGGGCTCGGGCACCGGCGGATCGGCTACATCGGTGAACCGATCGCCGGCACGGCACCGGCCGACGACGCCCAGTCGGTCGTCCGCGAGCGCTTCACCGCCTACCGCGACGCGCTCCAACGCGCGGGGCAGCCGCCGGAGGACTCGTGGATCGTGGCAGGCCCGTATCCCCGGGAGCAGGGTGGCTGGGGCGGGGTCGAGACCGGTGCCTCGTACATGGAGCGGCTGCTACGCCAGGCTCCCGGTCTCACGGCCGTCGTCGCGGCATCTGACATGCTGGCCGCAGGGGCTCTCCAGAGCCTCTACCGTGAGGGCCGCCGCGTCCCGGACGAACTGTCGATCGTCGGGTTCGACGACACGTTCGCCAAGCACCTGGCCCCGGCGCTCACGACGGTCCGGCAGCCGATGTTCGAGATGGGCTTCAAGGCCATCTCGCTCGCGATCGGGTTCATCGACGGCGGCCGGCACTCCGCGGTGGCCGAGCACTGCGCGACGGAACTGATCGTGCGTTCCTCGACCGCCCCGCCTCCCTGA
- a CDS encoding oligopeptide/dipeptide ABC transporter ATP-binding protein, whose translation MSDREPLLEVRDVSVDYGRGRGTVRALDRVGFDVGRGETVALVGESGSGKSTVARAILGLTPLAAGSVRFDGREIAGLRFKERRRLYRDVQIVFQDPYGSLNPARTIGRTLAEPLEAFTRGGDRKMIAARVAEMLERVHLPADAADRLPREFSGGQRQRIAIARALMPSPRLVICDEAVSALDLSMQAQIINLLRELQASSGLSYLFISHDLEVVRQMSDRVVVLYRGSVMESGPAREIAEAPGHPYTHALHQAAPIPDPRRQRLRRQAAAEARTPALEPIAGSEGTGCPFAPRCPHAVERCTAEPPEPRSNGTVGSVACHRFPEWRQERSPERHQERSSTEPADDAARPAPARKGTC comes from the coding sequence ATGAGCGATCGCGAACCGCTCTTGGAGGTCCGTGACGTGTCGGTGGACTACGGACGCGGACGCGGCACCGTCCGCGCCCTCGACCGGGTGGGCTTCGACGTGGGACGCGGCGAGACCGTGGCGCTCGTCGGCGAGTCGGGCTCGGGCAAGTCCACGGTGGCGCGCGCGATCCTCGGCCTGACCCCGCTCGCCGCGGGTTCCGTGCGCTTCGATGGGCGCGAGATCGCAGGACTGCGCTTCAAGGAACGGCGACGGCTGTACCGGGACGTGCAGATCGTCTTCCAGGACCCGTACGGCAGCCTCAATCCGGCCCGGACGATCGGGCGCACGCTCGCCGAGCCGCTGGAGGCGTTCACCAGGGGCGGCGACCGCAAGATGATCGCCGCCCGTGTCGCCGAGATGCTGGAGCGCGTCCATCTGCCCGCCGACGCGGCCGACCGCCTGCCGAGGGAGTTCTCCGGCGGCCAGCGGCAACGCATCGCGATCGCGCGGGCGCTGATGCCGTCGCCCCGGCTGGTGATCTGCGACGAGGCGGTGAGCGCCCTGGACCTGTCGATGCAAGCGCAGATCATCAATCTGCTGCGCGAGCTCCAGGCGAGTTCGGGGCTCAGTTACCTGTTCATCTCGCATGACCTTGAGGTCGTGCGGCAGATGAGCGATCGGGTCGTGGTGCTGTACCGGGGATCGGTGATGGAATCCGGCCCGGCACGCGAGATCGCCGAGGCACCCGGCCACCCGTACACCCATGCCCTTCATCAGGCGGCACCGATCCCCGACCCCCGCCGGCAGCGCCTTCGCCGCCAGGCCGCCGCCGAGGCCCGCACGCCCGCGCTGGAACCGATCGCCGGCTCCGAGGGCACCGGCTGCCCGTTCGCCCCGCGCTGCCCGCACGCGGTCGAGCGCTGTACCGCCGAGCCGCCCGAGCCACGGAGCAACGGCACGGTCGGGAGCGTGGCGTGCCACCGCTTCCCCGAGTGGCGCCAGGAGCGCTCTCCCGAACGGCACCAAGAGCGGTCGAGCACCGAGCCGGCCGATGACGCGGCGCGTCCCGCGCCGGCCAGGAAAGGTACGTGTTGA
- a CDS encoding ABC transporter permease yields the protein MLRLITRRLALSLPLLLIVPTLTFLLAALIPGDVARTVVGANGTEEQYLELRGSLSLDDPLHVRYWDWLVSAVRGDLGASLLSRQPVTSLLNDRLGVTLALAVGSTLVAALIGVALGIVAALRSRSLGRLVDVISLAGLAVPNFFLGLILVTWFAVAIPLFPATGHVPFAESPADWFRGLVLPVVTLAVPGVAVVAKQTRDAMLDVLDRPFVRTLRATGLPRRSVVLRHALRSAGVPVVTVAGVVFVGALSGTVLVETVFAMPGLGGMAVQATGQHDLPLIQGVAVYFTVLVIAANLVVDLAYGWLDPRMRVS from the coding sequence ATGCTGCGTCTGATCACCCGGCGTCTCGCGCTCTCGCTGCCGCTGCTGCTGATCGTGCCGACGCTCACGTTCCTCCTCGCGGCCCTCATCCCCGGCGATGTGGCGCGGACGGTCGTGGGCGCGAACGGCACCGAGGAGCAGTACCTCGAGCTGCGCGGTTCGCTGTCGCTCGACGACCCCCTCCACGTGCGCTACTGGGACTGGCTGGTGAGCGCGGTGCGGGGCGACCTCGGCGCCTCCCTCCTCAGCCGGCAGCCGGTGACGTCGCTGCTCAACGACCGGCTCGGCGTCACCCTGGCGCTGGCGGTCGGTTCCACGCTGGTCGCGGCGCTGATCGGCGTGGCGCTCGGCATCGTCGCGGCGCTGCGCTCGCGGAGCCTGGGCCGCCTCGTCGACGTGATCTCGCTCGCCGGCCTGGCCGTGCCGAACTTCTTTCTCGGGCTCATCCTGGTGACGTGGTTCGCGGTGGCGATCCCGCTGTTCCCGGCGACGGGGCACGTGCCGTTCGCCGAATCGCCGGCGGACTGGTTCCGGGGCCTGGTCCTGCCCGTGGTCACGCTCGCCGTCCCGGGCGTCGCGGTCGTCGCGAAGCAGACGCGCGACGCGATGCTCGACGTACTGGACCGGCCTTTCGTACGGACGTTGCGCGCGACCGGCCTGCCACGGCGCTCGGTCGTCCTGCGACACGCCCTGCGCAGCGCCGGGGTGCCCGTGGTCACGGTCGCCGGCGTGGTGTTCGTCGGCGCGTTGAGCGGCACCGTCCTCGTCGAGACGGTGTTCGCGATGCCGGGACTCGGCGGTATGGCGGTGCAGGCCACCGGCCAGCACGACCTTCCGCTCATCCAGGGCGTCGCCGTGTACTTCACGGTCCTCGTCATCGCCGCCAACCTGGTCGTGGATCTCGCGTACGGCTGGCTCGACCCGCGGATGAGGGTGTCATGA
- a CDS encoding tRNA-binding protein, giving the protein MTAIPSTDPAAKASAKPPASPDQFFAVDIRVGRITEVEAFPEARKPAWKLTVDFGPIGTLRTSAQVTNYSREELLGRPVVGAVNLGAKRIAGFRSEFLVLGAQDEDGTIHLLDPGTAPRPGDIIC; this is encoded by the coding sequence ATGACCGCGATTCCCTCCACAGACCCGGCCGCCAAGGCGTCCGCCAAGCCGCCCGCCTCTCCCGACCAGTTCTTCGCCGTCGACATCCGCGTCGGCCGGATCACCGAGGTCGAGGCCTTTCCCGAGGCTCGCAAACCGGCCTGGAAGCTGACGGTCGACTTCGGCCCGATCGGCACGCTCCGCACCAGTGCGCAGGTCACCAACTACAGCAGGGAAGAGCTGCTGGGGCGGCCCGTCGTCGGAGCGGTCAACCTGGGCGCCAAGCGCATCGCGGGCTTCCGGAGCGAGTTCCTCGTGCTGGGGGCGCAGGACGAGGACGGCACCATCCACCTGCTGGATCCCGGAACCGCCCCTCGCCCTGGCGACATCATCTGCTGA